From Diaminobutyricibacter sp. McL0608, one genomic window encodes:
- a CDS encoding class II glutamine amidotransferase, producing the protein MCRWLAYSGEPLRPAEVILNTEHSLVAQSLNSPLGKETVNGDGFGFGWYPTGESTSQPALFHSTEPAWNDENLRELTSTIESPLFFSHVRAAAGPPIQQTNCHPFRYENWLFMHNGYLKDFHKTKRDLTFAVDPSLYPRILGTTDSEALFHLALTFGLQDDPVDAMGKAIRMVEKVGHEHGIDFPMQGTLAVTDGATIWTFRYSSQGRSRSLFHSADIGTLQEMYPDIERLKAFGKTARVVVSEPLNDLPGAFIEVPESSASVLNTTGYSTEPFLQS; encoded by the coding sequence ATGTGTCGTTGGCTGGCCTATTCCGGGGAGCCGTTGCGCCCCGCCGAAGTGATTCTGAACACGGAGCATTCCCTCGTTGCGCAATCGCTGAACTCGCCCCTGGGCAAAGAGACGGTGAACGGTGACGGGTTCGGTTTCGGCTGGTACCCGACCGGTGAGTCGACCTCGCAGCCGGCCCTGTTCCACAGCACCGAGCCCGCATGGAACGACGAGAACCTGCGTGAGCTGACGAGCACGATCGAGAGCCCGCTCTTCTTCAGCCACGTCCGCGCGGCGGCCGGGCCGCCCATCCAGCAGACGAACTGCCACCCGTTCCGCTACGAGAACTGGCTGTTCATGCACAACGGCTACCTGAAGGACTTCCACAAGACGAAGCGCGATCTCACCTTCGCCGTGGACCCCTCGCTGTACCCGCGCATCCTCGGGACCACCGACTCGGAGGCGCTCTTCCATCTCGCCCTCACCTTCGGGCTGCAGGACGACCCGGTGGATGCGATGGGCAAGGCGATCCGCATGGTGGAGAAGGTCGGCCACGAGCATGGGATCGACTTCCCGATGCAGGGGACCCTGGCGGTCACCGACGGCGCGACGATCTGGACGTTCCGGTATTCGTCGCAGGGTCGCAGCCGCTCGCTCTTCCACTCCGCCGACATCGGGACGCTGCAGGAGATGTACCCGGACATCGAGCGACTGAAGGCCTTCGGCAAGACGGCCCGGGTGGTGGTGTCCGAGCCCTTGAACGACCTGCCCGGCGCGTTCATCGAGGTGCCCGAGTCGAGCGCATCCGTCCTCAACACCACCGGCTACTCGACCGAGCCGTTCCTGCAGTCGTAG
- a CDS encoding nuclear transport factor 2 family protein: MGDAITTWVEGYRRAWESNDPDDIRALFTEDASYRTEPFADPWVGHLEIVEGWLDAQDEPGAADFEWRALSRDGSLVFVEGVTEYHAGPTYSNLWVIRLAPDGRASEFTEWWMDQTEAADAEEE, from the coding sequence ATGGGCGACGCGATTACGACGTGGGTCGAGGGGTACCGGCGGGCATGGGAGTCGAACGATCCGGACGACATCCGGGCGCTCTTCACCGAGGACGCGTCGTACCGCACCGAGCCGTTCGCCGACCCGTGGGTGGGTCATCTCGAGATCGTCGAGGGCTGGCTGGACGCGCAGGACGAACCCGGTGCCGCCGATTTCGAGTGGCGTGCCCTCAGCCGAGACGGCTCACTCGTGTTCGTGGAGGGCGTCACGGAGTATCACGCCGGCCCGACGTACAGCAACCTGTGGGTCATCCGCCTGGCGCCGGACGGTCGGGCGAGCGAGTTCACGGAATGGTGGATGGACCAGACGGAGGCGGCCGACGCTGAGGAGGAGTAG
- a CDS encoding YciI family protein translates to MEYMLFITNDPEAEPYDPKLDNIQDWVEDLDKSGIRGHGDRLRPPEDAKIVRIRRGRLEVTDGPYTETKEWIAGYDILDCESMEQAVEIASRHPMARFGRIEVRAVWPFE, encoded by the coding sequence ATGGAGTACATGCTGTTTATCACGAACGACCCCGAGGCTGAGCCGTACGACCCGAAGCTCGACAACATCCAGGACTGGGTCGAGGATCTCGACAAGAGCGGCATCCGGGGACACGGCGACCGACTTCGCCCGCCGGAGGACGCGAAGATCGTCCGTATCCGCCGGGGGCGGCTCGAGGTGACGGACGGCCCGTACACCGAGACCAAGGAATGGATCGCCGGCTACGACATCCTCGACTGCGAGAGCATGGAGCAGGCCGTCGAGATCGCGTCGCGCCACCCGATGGCGCGGTTCGGCCGCATCGAGGTGCGCGCGGTCTGGCCGTTCGAGTGA
- a CDS encoding RBBP9/YdeN family alpha/beta hydrolase: MASEDSAFLILHGWENFRPEGHWQYELARDLRALGRRVEYPQLPDASRPTVAGWASAVGRALGELAAEGRTVAVVCHSLSALLWLGANPDTTAVDRVLLVAPPSPGFVSGIDAIAAFGALPLRALAAGAPSTLIVASDDDPYCPEGAEAAFGGPLGIPVIVIPGGGHLELTAGYGHWPALTAWCLDSEGEIVGRDAAAEPVAHRTRSVRQH; encoded by the coding sequence ATGGCGAGCGAGGACAGCGCGTTCCTGATCCTGCACGGCTGGGAGAATTTCCGTCCCGAGGGTCACTGGCAGTACGAACTCGCGCGCGACCTGCGGGCGCTGGGCCGTAGGGTCGAATACCCGCAACTGCCCGACGCGAGTCGTCCGACCGTCGCGGGGTGGGCATCCGCTGTCGGGCGCGCGCTCGGTGAGCTTGCAGCCGAGGGCCGTACCGTGGCGGTTGTGTGCCACAGTCTGTCAGCGCTTCTCTGGCTGGGCGCGAACCCGGACACGACGGCCGTCGACCGCGTCCTGCTCGTCGCGCCCCCATCCCCCGGGTTCGTCTCCGGCATCGACGCCATCGCCGCGTTCGGTGCGTTGCCGTTGCGCGCACTCGCAGCCGGGGCGCCGTCCACGTTGATCGTCGCATCCGATGACGACCCGTACTGCCCGGAAGGGGCTGAGGCCGCGTTCGGCGGGCCGCTCGGGATCCCGGTGATCGTGATCCCTGGCGGCGGGCACCTGGAGCTCACGGCCGGGTACGGGCACTGGCCCGCGCTCACAGCCTGGTGCCTCGATTCGGAAGGCGAGATCGTCGGGCGGGACGCGGCGGCCGAGCCGGTCGCCCACCGCACGCGTTCGGTCCGGCAGCACTAG
- a CDS encoding DUF3060 domain-containing protein: MAVFFVVTGISACSSTDSKDQTVVSPTTSEGPVTGFVRDGQVLHVSRNDVTVKVQASGGELILQGDNLTVTVSGNVGDLILTGSNNTVTSGDAEWLEVYGSSNTVKAGGVSSTVRIEGSRNDVSFSGGPSVRVRGTNNTVNGKPQ, from the coding sequence GTGGCCGTTTTTTTCGTCGTCACGGGGATCTCCGCGTGTTCGTCGACAGACTCGAAAGACCAGACCGTCGTTTCGCCGACCACGAGCGAAGGCCCCGTCACGGGGTTCGTGCGTGACGGCCAGGTGCTCCATGTCTCCCGCAACGACGTCACCGTGAAGGTGCAGGCGTCGGGGGGCGAGCTGATCCTCCAGGGCGACAACCTGACCGTGACCGTCTCCGGCAACGTCGGCGACCTCATCCTGACCGGGTCGAACAACACCGTCACCTCCGGCGACGCGGAATGGCTCGAAGTGTACGGCTCGAGCAACACCGTGAAGGCGGGCGGGGTGAGCAGCACGGTGCGCATCGAGGGTTCGCGCAACGACGTCTCCTTCAGCGGCGGCCCGAGCGTGCGCGTGCGCGGCACCAACAACACGGTCAACGGCAAACCGCAGTAG
- a CDS encoding ABC transporter ATP-binding protein, translating into MTAPILSARHVDFVRNGRVILDDITFDVNAGEHWALIGANGAGKSTILSMLGALVHPTRGTVDVLGRRLGRVDLRELRGMIGHVNPRHQVRSPLTVRDVVLTGATGTTELMLRWEPTHAQRIRADELIELLGMSDLADATWPNLSQGERGRTLIARALQPDPHLLLLDEPSTGLDIAAREHLLDRIDGLRARHPDLASVLVTHHLEELPASTTHALLLREGAIVAQGAADDVLTSGLISATLDYPLELTRTDGRWSVRTRRGASASTNPPRPH; encoded by the coding sequence GTGACAGCGCCGATCCTCAGCGCCCGCCACGTCGACTTCGTGCGCAACGGGCGCGTGATCCTCGACGACATCACCTTCGACGTCAACGCGGGCGAGCACTGGGCGCTGATCGGGGCGAACGGTGCAGGCAAGAGCACCATCCTGAGCATGCTCGGCGCCCTCGTGCATCCGACGCGGGGAACGGTCGATGTCCTCGGCCGGCGCCTCGGCCGCGTCGACCTGCGTGAACTGCGCGGGATGATCGGCCACGTGAACCCACGTCACCAGGTGCGCTCGCCGCTCACCGTCCGCGACGTCGTGCTCACCGGCGCGACCGGAACCACCGAGCTCATGCTGCGCTGGGAGCCGACGCACGCACAACGGATCCGCGCCGACGAACTCATCGAACTGCTCGGGATGTCCGACCTCGCCGACGCGACGTGGCCGAACCTCTCGCAGGGCGAGCGGGGCCGCACGCTCATCGCGCGGGCTCTGCAGCCCGACCCGCACCTCCTGCTGCTCGACGAACCGAGCACCGGACTCGACATCGCGGCCCGCGAGCACCTGCTGGATCGCATCGACGGCCTGCGCGCGCGGCACCCGGATCTCGCCAGCGTGCTCGTAACCCACCACCTCGAGGAGCTGCCGGCCAGCACTACCCACGCGCTGCTGCTGCGCGAGGGTGCGATCGTCGCGCAGGGCGCGGCCGACGACGTGCTCACCAGCGGCCTGATCAGCGCGACGCTCGACTATCCGCTCGAGCTGACGCGCACCGACGGCCGCTGGTCGGTTCGCACTCGGCGAGGCGCATCCGCATCCACGAATCCTCCCCGACCGCACTAA
- a CDS encoding type III polyketide synthase: MTRIVAVAPALPARTYTQAEITAALLAMITTDPGRQAVMKRIHAASGVETRNLVMPLEQYSTLASFRESNDFFIAEGTTLAERALTDALAIAGIAASDIDFLLFTSVTGIAAPSIDAQLVSRLGLRPDVKRLPSFGLGCVAGAAGIARVHDYLVGHPNEVAVLLSVELCSLTVQASDDSMANIVASGLFGDGAAAVVMVGDNRAKQLGIGGPEVVDTQSRIYPDTEDVIGWDIGGTGFRIVLSAGVPEVIDRNFAVDAAGLLERHGLTIADVGVWAAHPGGPKVLEAFSRALDLPEGALDASWRSLARVGNLSSAAVLHVLAERMDAHPAHGTNGLLFALGPGVTAELVLLRWVDA, from the coding sequence GTGACCCGAATAGTGGCGGTCGCTCCCGCCCTCCCGGCCCGTACATACACACAGGCTGAAATCACTGCGGCCTTGCTCGCGATGATCACCACCGATCCGGGTCGGCAGGCCGTCATGAAGCGCATCCACGCCGCCAGCGGTGTCGAGACCCGCAACCTGGTCATGCCGCTCGAGCAATACAGCACGCTCGCGTCTTTCCGTGAGTCGAATGACTTCTTCATCGCCGAAGGGACCACGCTTGCCGAGCGTGCGCTGACGGATGCGCTGGCCATCGCGGGAATCGCGGCATCAGATATCGACTTCCTGCTGTTCACCTCTGTGACCGGCATCGCCGCTCCGTCGATCGACGCTCAGCTCGTGTCGCGCCTGGGGCTACGGCCCGACGTCAAGCGTCTGCCATCGTTCGGGCTCGGATGCGTGGCCGGCGCCGCAGGGATCGCGCGCGTACACGACTACCTCGTCGGGCATCCGAACGAGGTCGCAGTGCTGCTGTCGGTCGAGCTGTGCTCCCTGACCGTGCAGGCGAGCGACGATTCGATGGCGAACATCGTCGCGAGCGGGCTCTTCGGCGACGGCGCCGCGGCCGTCGTGATGGTGGGGGACAATCGCGCCAAGCAGCTCGGCATCGGCGGCCCGGAGGTCGTGGATACGCAGAGTCGCATCTACCCGGACACCGAGGATGTCATCGGCTGGGACATCGGCGGCACCGGGTTCCGCATCGTGCTCAGCGCGGGCGTCCCCGAAGTGATCGACCGGAATTTCGCGGTTGATGCTGCGGGACTCCTGGAGCGCCACGGGCTGACGATCGCGGATGTCGGCGTCTGGGCCGCGCATCCGGGCGGTCCGAAGGTGCTCGAAGCGTTCTCGCGGGCCCTCGACCTTCCGGAGGGCGCCCTCGATGCCAGCTGGCGGTCGCTGGCGCGCGTCGGCAACCTCTCGTCGGCGGCAGTCCTTCACGTGCTCGCGGAGCGGATGGATGCGCATCCTGCGCACGGAACCAACGGCCTCCTGTTCGCACTCGGTCCGGGGGTAACCGCCGAGCTGGTGCTCCTGCGCTGGGTGGACGCGTGA
- a CDS encoding isoprenylcysteine carboxyl methyltransferase family protein: MIWYTVLILATGLERIAELIVSTRNAKWSFARGGVEHGRRHFGPMVALHVGLLLACLAEVWIGGRPFIPWLGWPMLVLVFASQGLRWWCIAVLGPRWNTRVIVVPGLPLVDSGPYRWFKHPNYVAVVVEGIALPLVYTGWITALTFTVLNAVLLLRFRLPCENTALASLPPASAGRSTAVR; the protein is encoded by the coding sequence ATGATCTGGTACACGGTCCTGATTCTCGCGACCGGGCTCGAGCGCATCGCCGAACTGATCGTCTCGACCCGTAACGCGAAATGGTCGTTCGCCCGCGGCGGCGTCGAGCACGGCCGGCGCCACTTCGGGCCGATGGTCGCACTGCATGTCGGACTGCTGCTCGCCTGCCTCGCCGAGGTGTGGATCGGCGGGCGTCCGTTCATCCCGTGGCTCGGCTGGCCCATGCTCGTGCTCGTCTTCGCCAGCCAGGGACTGCGCTGGTGGTGCATCGCGGTGCTCGGCCCGCGCTGGAACACCCGGGTGATCGTCGTCCCAGGGCTGCCGCTCGTCGACAGCGGGCCCTACCGCTGGTTCAAGCATCCCAACTATGTGGCGGTCGTCGTCGAGGGGATCGCGCTTCCGCTGGTGTACACGGGGTGGATCACCGCGCTCACCTTCACCGTGCTGAACGCTGTGCTGCTGTTGCGATTCCGGCTGCCGTGCGAGAACACGGCGCTCGCCTCGCTGCCGCCGGCGAGTGCCGGTCGGTCGACGGCGGTCCGGTGA
- a CDS encoding NAD(P)/FAD-dependent oxidoreductase, with product MSDTPGSGLDAEVIVVGGGPVGLAAAIEAQAAGFSVLVVEQRDGPIDKACGEGLMPGALAALRRLGVDPVGRDFHGIAYVSATQRVEHRFDGEVGRGVRRTVLHAAMAERVAELGIPVLRGRVTGVTQEQARVRVEWDGGAARANWMIAADGLHSTVRRLVGCERPPVAAAKRRFGIRRHFEVAPWSELVEVHWTPEVEAYVTPVDAGTVGVALLGPPHVDFDDVLARIPELVEHLDGAAALSSTRGAGPLRQRTTRRVAGRVLLAGDASGYVDALTGEGLRVGFAQARSAVRSIADEDPSRYERAWSRDTRDFRILTSALVAAARSPLRGRIVPAAVASPALFGRIVDRLAR from the coding sequence GTGAGCGATACGCCCGGCAGCGGCCTCGACGCCGAGGTGATCGTCGTCGGAGGCGGGCCGGTCGGACTCGCCGCCGCGATCGAGGCGCAGGCTGCGGGGTTCAGCGTGCTCGTCGTCGAACAGCGTGACGGGCCGATCGACAAGGCCTGCGGCGAGGGACTCATGCCCGGCGCGCTCGCGGCGCTGCGCCGGCTGGGCGTCGACCCGGTGGGGCGCGATTTCCACGGGATCGCATACGTCAGTGCGACCCAACGTGTGGAGCACCGGTTCGACGGCGAGGTCGGCCGTGGTGTGCGGCGAACCGTGTTGCACGCAGCGATGGCGGAGCGGGTGGCCGAGCTGGGCATCCCTGTCCTGCGCGGACGCGTCACCGGTGTGACGCAGGAGCAGGCGCGTGTGCGCGTCGAATGGGATGGCGGCGCGGCGCGCGCGAACTGGATGATCGCCGCCGACGGACTCCATTCGACCGTGCGGCGCCTGGTCGGCTGCGAACGACCGCCGGTGGCTGCAGCGAAACGCAGGTTCGGCATCCGCCGGCATTTCGAGGTCGCCCCGTGGAGCGAGCTCGTCGAGGTGCACTGGACTCCGGAGGTCGAAGCCTACGTCACCCCGGTGGATGCGGGGACCGTCGGTGTCGCGCTCCTGGGTCCGCCGCATGTCGATTTCGACGACGTGCTCGCCCGCATCCCGGAACTCGTCGAGCACCTCGACGGCGCCGCCGCGCTGAGTTCTACGCGCGGCGCCGGCCCGTTGCGGCAGCGCACCACTCGCCGGGTCGCCGGGCGTGTGCTGCTGGCAGGGGATGCATCGGGTTACGTCGACGCGCTCACCGGCGAGGGCCTGCGGGTCGGGTTCGCGCAGGCCAGGTCGGCGGTGCGGAGCATCGCGGATGAGGACCCTTCGCGCTACGAACGGGCCTGGTCGAGGGACACGCGGGACTTCCGGATTCTCACCAGCGCCCTCGTCGCTGCGGCGCGTTCGCCGTTGCGCGGGCGGATCGTGCCTGCCGCTGTGGCCAGCCCGGCGCTCTTCGGGCGCATCGTCGACCGTCTGGCGCGCTGA
- a CDS encoding ParB family protein, whose product MSQVEIDENSAEWAGEGRRRTTITFYLSELLRNRARAAYRLTSFAEQDASWSDMLSKALLAEVERRERDHNYGEEFTGGEEPLSPGRPIGY is encoded by the coding sequence ATGAGTCAGGTAGAGATCGACGAGAATTCCGCCGAATGGGCGGGTGAGGGACGTCGGCGTACCACCATCACGTTCTACCTCTCCGAGTTGTTGCGCAATCGGGCGCGCGCCGCCTACCGCCTCACCTCGTTCGCCGAGCAGGATGCGAGCTGGTCCGACATGCTCAGCAAGGCGCTGCTCGCAGAAGTCGAGCGCAGGGAGCGGGACCACAATTACGGCGAAGAGTTCACCGGCGGTGAAGAACCGCTCTCGCCGGGCCGCCCTATCGGCTACTGA
- a CDS encoding phosphotransferase enzyme family protein, translating into MFGSISAAEIDTGALVAHLAAHYGVDAVDLHRLDSGVMRVERNDGPDWVARVFPPDQSIEAVAGDAATLAWLAEHDYPAERAATDDPVSMLGSSPVLVTEFVHPVPRELRRPTVKEAGGLRELGSMLGRLHALPLDAGAPAQSGGAWHHAARGLPTAELDAAREWVSAALASPSAADRASLAVVLGELDQADGGDGLPLAFTHPDFVLANVVATAAPGMVVVDWAGAGRGPRLWSLAFLLWVEGGKDLRRIDLLAAGYRQRLELEPDEVDRIAGMVRARHLVFVAWNLAAGRIGPVEAAELVRESRERGEAIAERSRWAFTAARP; encoded by the coding sequence GTGTTCGGATCGATCTCCGCGGCTGAAATCGACACTGGCGCGCTGGTCGCGCACCTCGCAGCGCACTACGGCGTCGACGCCGTCGACCTGCATCGACTCGATTCCGGTGTGATGCGCGTCGAGCGCAACGACGGGCCCGACTGGGTTGCACGAGTCTTCCCACCCGACCAGTCGATCGAGGCGGTCGCTGGCGATGCGGCGACGCTGGCCTGGCTGGCAGAGCACGACTATCCGGCCGAGCGGGCCGCCACCGACGATCCTGTCTCGATGCTGGGCTCCTCGCCTGTGCTCGTGACCGAGTTCGTGCATCCGGTCCCGCGCGAGCTGCGCCGCCCCACCGTCAAGGAGGCCGGCGGCCTCCGTGAACTGGGCAGCATGCTCGGCAGGCTGCACGCCCTCCCTCTCGACGCGGGTGCGCCCGCGCAGTCCGGCGGCGCCTGGCATCACGCCGCACGGGGACTCCCCACCGCAGAACTGGATGCCGCCCGCGAGTGGGTCAGCGCGGCGCTGGCGTCGCCCTCCGCCGCTGACCGCGCATCCCTCGCCGTCGTGCTCGGGGAACTCGACCAGGCCGACGGCGGCGACGGGCTCCCACTGGCGTTCACGCATCCGGATTTCGTGCTCGCGAACGTCGTCGCGACCGCAGCGCCGGGAATGGTCGTGGTCGACTGGGCCGGCGCCGGGCGAGGCCCGAGACTCTGGTCGCTCGCATTCCTCCTCTGGGTGGAGGGCGGCAAAGACCTGCGCCGCATCGACCTGCTCGCAGCCGGCTATCGGCAACGTCTTGAGCTGGAGCCGGATGAGGTCGACCGGATCGCGGGGATGGTGCGCGCCAGGCACCTGGTCTTCGTCGCGTGGAATCTCGCCGCGGGCCGCATCGGCCCGGTCGAAGCGGCCGAGCTCGTCCGGGAGAGCCGCGAACGGGGCGAGGCCATCGCTGAACGGTCGCGCTGGGCGTTCACCGCCGCTCGACCCTAA
- a CDS encoding HAD family hydrolase: MTNPTLTVTRTWTCVLFDLDGTITDSAPGITKSIAATLQTLGLPIPSPAELVEYVGPPLLDSFRDFAHMTEPEARDALAIYRTSYHADGAFDSAVFPGVRGVLKRLKDAGIPLAVATSKPELQARRILDHFGLTEYFDVICGASEDESRSAKGDVVAEALRRLTEQGVDLSQTVMVGDRSHDVEGASEHGLPTILVEWGYGSPAEAAGAIAVVHSTDQLSALLLG, translated from the coding sequence ATGACAAACCCGACCCTTACCGTCACCCGTACCTGGACCTGCGTCCTGTTCGATCTCGACGGCACCATCACAGACTCCGCGCCCGGCATCACCAAGTCGATCGCCGCAACGCTGCAGACCCTCGGCCTGCCCATCCCCTCGCCCGCCGAGCTCGTCGAATACGTGGGCCCGCCGCTGCTCGACTCCTTCCGCGACTTCGCGCACATGACCGAGCCCGAAGCCCGCGATGCCCTTGCCATCTACCGCACCAGTTACCACGCGGACGGCGCCTTCGACTCGGCCGTCTTCCCTGGCGTGCGCGGCGTTCTGAAGCGGCTGAAAGATGCGGGCATCCCGCTCGCCGTCGCCACCAGCAAGCCTGAGCTCCAGGCGCGACGTATCCTCGACCACTTCGGGCTCACCGAATACTTCGACGTGATCTGCGGTGCATCCGAAGACGAGTCGCGCAGTGCGAAGGGGGATGTCGTGGCCGAGGCGCTGCGCCGCCTCACCGAGCAGGGCGTCGACCTCTCGCAGACCGTCATGGTCGGCGACCGGTCCCACGACGTCGAAGGTGCCAGCGAGCACGGACTGCCGACGATCCTCGTCGAGTGGGGCTACGGCTCGCCCGCGGAGGCCGCCGGCGCGATCGCTGTCGTTCACTCGACGGACCAGCTGAGCGCTCTGCTGCTCGGCTGA
- a CDS encoding SseB family protein yields the protein MNAAGRFPQSYENVAVRKALDAINAEPTLEALDALLEAALAGGLVVDVTGSTEATGTRLRTIASTAGEPVLPLFTSMKALRDAVGATVKKGVKVQAIIIPSREALALIETADFVAVQFNPGTNTMVVARSHIESALSGR from the coding sequence ATGAACGCCGCCGGCCGCTTCCCCCAGAGTTACGAGAACGTTGCGGTGCGCAAGGCTTTGGATGCGATCAACGCGGAGCCGACGCTCGAAGCACTGGATGCTCTGCTCGAGGCCGCGCTCGCGGGCGGGCTGGTCGTCGACGTGACGGGGTCGACAGAGGCGACCGGGACGCGCCTCCGCACCATCGCATCCACTGCCGGCGAACCGGTACTCCCCCTGTTCACGTCGATGAAAGCGTTGCGCGACGCGGTTGGTGCAACCGTGAAGAAGGGCGTGAAGGTGCAGGCGATCATCATCCCCTCGCGGGAGGCGCTCGCACTCATCGAAACTGCGGATTTCGTTGCAGTCCAGTTCAATCCGGGCACGAATACGATGGTGGTCGCACGCTCACACATCGAATCTGCTCTCAGCGGACGTTGA
- the nucS gene encoding endonuclease NucS, which produces MRLVIAQCSVDYAGRLSAHLPLATRLLMLKSDGSLLVHSDGGSYKPLNWMSPPCTLTVIEPDEIQSEAGVTEVWRVSQAKTADMLVVSIHEVLHDSAHELGIDPGLQKDGVEAHLQKLLAEQIGLLGDGHTLVRREYMTAIGPVDILARDANGASVAIELKRRGDIDGVEQLTRYLELMNRDPHLAPVTGVFAAQEIKPQARTLAEDRGIRCLVLDYDAMRGLDDSESRLF; this is translated from the coding sequence GTGCGTCTTGTCATTGCCCAGTGCTCCGTCGACTACGCCGGGCGCTTGAGCGCGCACCTTCCGCTCGCGACCCGGCTCCTCATGCTCAAGTCCGACGGGAGCCTGCTCGTCCACTCCGACGGCGGCTCATACAAGCCGCTGAACTGGATGAGCCCGCCGTGCACCCTCACGGTGATCGAGCCCGACGAGATCCAGTCCGAAGCGGGAGTCACCGAAGTGTGGCGGGTCAGCCAGGCGAAGACCGCCGACATGCTGGTCGTATCCATCCACGAGGTGCTGCACGATTCCGCGCACGAGCTCGGTATCGACCCCGGCCTCCAGAAGGACGGCGTGGAAGCCCACCTGCAGAAGCTGCTGGCCGAGCAGATCGGACTCCTCGGCGACGGGCACACGCTGGTGCGCCGCGAATACATGACGGCCATCGGCCCGGTCGACATCCTGGCGAGGGATGCGAACGGCGCGTCCGTCGCTATCGAGCTGAAACGCCGCGGCGACATCGACGGCGTCGAGCAGCTCACCCGCTACCTCGAACTCATGAACCGGGACCCGCACCTCGCACCGGTGACCGGTGTGTTCGCGGCGCAGGAGATCAAACCGCAGGCGCGCACCCTCGCCGAGGACCGCGGCATCCGCTGCCTCGTCCTCGACTACGACGCGATGCGCGGCCTCGACGACAGCGAGAGCAGGCTGTTCTGA
- a CDS encoding MFS transporter — protein sequence MSQTTPTATTRSRRELSAWRNAVFVIFILSGLSLATWVARIPGVRDGLGLDTAQVGLLILGMSIGAILGLVASAPLLAKVGPHRGMVISLVIVASGMVLIGGGVSFFHFVPLVGLGLAMLGFGNGMVDVMMNVEGAAVEREIGKTLMPLMHACFSLGTVIGAGLGAAAAALRIDVSWHLMAIAVLVVATAVLAVRFIPNEVELGDPEAGEPEKRPWGERLRENLSVWADWRLILIGVVMLGMAFAEGSANDWLALGVVDGHHQTNATGALFFGCFVAAMTIGRVLGGPLVDRIGRTNSIRVTAGLGVVGLLLFILGGPLWMVVIGTVLWGFGVSLGFPLGMSAAADGTDKPAARVSAVAMIGYCAFLVGPPLIGFLGQAFGILNALFVLLVLMVASALAAPAVREASRARGPRVRVDA from the coding sequence ATGTCGCAGACGACACCCACCGCAACTACGCGCAGCCGACGCGAACTCTCGGCCTGGCGCAACGCGGTGTTCGTCATCTTCATCCTCAGCGGCCTCAGCCTTGCGACCTGGGTGGCGCGCATCCCCGGCGTCCGTGACGGCCTCGGACTGGACACAGCCCAGGTCGGACTGCTGATCCTCGGGATGTCCATCGGCGCGATCCTCGGGCTCGTCGCATCCGCTCCCCTGCTCGCGAAAGTCGGACCGCACCGCGGGATGGTCATCTCCCTCGTCATCGTCGCGTCCGGCATGGTCCTGATCGGTGGCGGTGTGTCGTTCTTCCACTTCGTCCCGCTCGTCGGCCTCGGGCTTGCGATGCTCGGCTTCGGCAACGGGATGGTCGACGTGATGATGAACGTCGAAGGCGCGGCCGTCGAACGCGAGATCGGCAAGACGCTGATGCCGCTCATGCACGCCTGCTTCAGCCTCGGCACCGTCATCGGTGCGGGGCTGGGAGCCGCGGCGGCCGCACTGCGCATCGACGTGTCCTGGCATTTGATGGCGATCGCCGTGCTCGTCGTGGCAACCGCGGTACTCGCCGTGCGATTCATCCCCAACGAAGTCGAGCTCGGCGATCCGGAAGCCGGCGAACCCGAGAAGCGGCCGTGGGGCGAGCGCCTGCGCGAGAACCTGTCCGTGTGGGCCGACTGGCGCCTCATCCTGATCGGCGTCGTCATGCTCGGCATGGCCTTCGCGGAAGGCTCGGCCAACGACTGGCTCGCACTCGGGGTGGTCGACGGACACCACCAGACCAACGCGACAGGTGCGCTCTTCTTCGGATGCTTCGTCGCAGCGATGACCATCGGCCGGGTCCTCGGCGGCCCGCTCGTCGACCGGATCGGGCGGACCAACTCCATCCGTGTCACTGCCGGTCTCGGCGTCGTGGGGCTGCTGCTGTTCATCCTCGGCGGCCCGCTCTGGATGGTCGTGATCGGCACGGTCCTGTGGGGCTTCGGGGTGTCGCTCGGCTTCCCGCTCGGGATGTCCGCTGCCGCAGACGGGACCGACAAGCCGGCCGCTCGGGTCAGCGCCGTCGCGATGATCGGGTACTGCGCGTTTCTCGTCGGCCCCCCGCTGATCGGGTTCCTGGGCCAGGCGTTCGGGATCCTGAACGCGCTGTTCGTGCTGCTCGTGCTCATGGTGGCGTCGGCGCTGGCCGCGCCTGCGGTGCGCGAGGCGTCGCGCGCGCGTGGGCCGCGCGTGCGGGTGGACGCGTAG